GCGAATTGGCTGCACGCCCGCAAATCCGCCCGCGTTGCCCCGCGCCCTGGCCGCCATTGAGGAGGCGGACTATATCATCATCGGCCCCGGCAGCTTGTACACCAGCATTATTCCCAATCTGCTGGTGCCAGAAATCGTAGAGGCGATCGCCCAGCGCCAGGTGCCTCGGATTTATGTGTGCAACGTCATGACCCAGCCCGGCGAAACCGATGGCTATGCAGTGTCCGACCATATCCGCGCCATCGACCAGGTGACGCAGGGCAAGCGCCTGTTTGACGCAGTTCTGGTGCAAAAGAAAATGCCCTCTGCCCACTCACTCATCCGCTACGCCCAGGAAGGCTCAAATCCGGTTTACTTTGACCGAGAAGGCGTGATGCAAACGGGTCGCCGCGTAGTCATCGCTAACGTCATCGACGAAGAAGTCGAGACGGGCCTGGTGCGCCACGACAGCGATCGCCTCGCCCGCATCCTGCTGCGCTGGTATAGCCGCGTAGCCGGGATTCGGTAGCGGAGCCACCCTCTAGCCCTGCTGCTGCATATACAAAAACGCCCCCACTTCTGCGGGGCTGGGCTGGGCGGCGATCGCCCCTGGGCGCGTGGTCGTCAGACCCCCCACTGCCGAGGCATAGGTCACGATTTGCCGGGCCAACTCAGGATTGGCCAGGGCAGCGATTCCCTGCTGACAAATTTGGTGCAAAAATCCAGCAACGAAGGCATCGCCTGCGCCCGTCGTGTCTTCCACTTCGACCGGGAAGGCCGGGACGCGCCCGTCGTTACCGCTGAGGCAATAGGCACAGCCCTTGTCGCCATCGGTAATCAGCACCCCTTCCAAATTATCCAGGCGATGGGCAATGATGGCGGGGTCGCGGGTTTCAAACAGCCAGTCGGCCTCTTCGGCGGAGAGCTTCAGAAAATCGACCCGTTTGATCAAAGCATGAATCGGCTGCCGAGCCGCTTCGGGATCGGCCCAAAACACGGGCCGCCAGTTGACATCCACCAAAATTTTGACAAAGTATTGCTCTGCCAATTCCAAAGCGCGGGCGATCGCCCCAGCCGACTCTGGATAGGCCAACTCCAGCGTACCCAGCACCAAAAAATCGGCATTGGCAAACAGATCTTCGGGCAAAGCCTCGGCTTGCAGGCGCGTATCGGCAAAGGCATCGGAGGGCAGCCCGCCAAATCCGGCAAAATGGCGATCGCCCGCTTCATCCCGCACCACATACACCCCCCGCGTCGGCGCAGTGTCGTGCCGCTGAATGCCCGTTCCGTCCACCCCGGAGGCCAGCAGCAGCTTCACCAGCGCATCCCCCGACTCATCGCTGCCCACACAGCCCACAAAGCCAGACGGCGTACCCAGCTTTGCCAGAGCGCAGGCTACATTTGCTGGCGCACCGCCCGGATACGCAGTCCAAGACATCACCTGCTCCATCGGTTTCCCTGGCTGATCGGCTAGATAATCCAGCAACACCTCACCCAAACAAAGCACACGCGGCTGTGTCATCTTGCTAATCCATCATTTCCTGTAGTTGAGCAACCATCCGTTCCCGAAACTCCAAGTCGGTATTTGCCAGCCCCAACAATTGTAGATATTCTCGCTGGGTCAGCCCTGCCGCCTCGATCAGGCGCAGCGCCTCCAATTCCACCTCTTGCTGCACCCGTTGGGATTCTAGCTGAGTTTCCGCAGCCTGTAGCTCGCCCTCGCGGCTTTCCACGAGTTTCAACACCTTGAGATAGGCCTGCACAAACTGGTGAACCTTCTCAGTAGAAATATCTTCTGCGCTCAGGCTGGTCGGCGGCAGGGGTTGGTCAATGGGTGCAGGCGTTCCTGCTTGGGGCGCAAGCTCGGCCGCATTCCCCGCCGCCGCACCCAT
The Thermoleptolyngbya sichuanensis A183 DNA segment above includes these coding regions:
- a CDS encoding carbohydrate kinase family protein, encoding MTQPRVLCLGEVLLDYLADQPGKPMEQVMSWTAYPGGAPANVACALAKLGTPSGFVGCVGSDESGDALVKLLLASGVDGTGIQRHDTAPTRGVYVVRDEAGDRHFAGFGGLPSDAFADTRLQAEALPEDLFANADFLVLGTLELAYPESAGAIARALELAEQYFVKILVDVNWRPVFWADPEAARQPIHALIKRVDFLKLSAEEADWLFETRDPAIIAHRLDNLEGVLITDGDKGCAYCLSGNDGRVPAFPVEVEDTTGAGDAFVAGFLHQICQQGIAALANPELARQIVTYASAVGGLTTTRPGAIAAQPSPAEVGAFLYMQQQG
- a CDS encoding DUF4168 domain-containing protein, producing the protein MLRLRRRTGWQERAGRRGRSLVALLLGCLVGLLLMGAAAGNAAELAPQAGTPAPIDQPLPPTSLSAEDISTEKVHQFVQAYLKVLKLVESREGELQAAETQLESQRVQQEVELEALRLIEAAGLTQREYLQLLGLANTDLEFRERMVAQLQEMMD